The Sphingopyxis sp. YR583 DNA segment CGCCTCTCCCTCCGTATCTGGCGGGGCGAACATCCAGGCGCGCAGATCGCGGGACTGTATCCATGAAGGGCCTGATCGTCGCGATCCAGTTTCTGACGAGGCTGCCGACGCCGCGCATCGCCGTGTCGAGTGACGAATTCGCGGCGTCGATGCGCTGGTTTCCCGCGGTCGGGCTGATCGTCGGCGCATTCGTTGCCGGCGCCGGTTGGGCGGGTGGACAGATCGACCCGTGGACGGGCGCCCTGTCCGCCCTCCTTATCTGGGTCGCGGTCACCGGCGCGCTGCACCTCGACGGGCTCGGCGATATCGCCGACGCAAGCGGCGCGGCGCACAAGGACCGCGAACGGTTGATCGCCGTGCTTGGCGATCCGCATGTCGGCAGTTTCGCGGTGGTCGCCATCGCACTGCAACTGATCGCCAAGCTGGTGCTCCTTCATGCCCTGCTCGACCGCCACGCTTTCGCCGCGATCGCGCTGATTCCTTTCGCCGCGCGGGTCGGCCCGCTCGTCTGGTCGCGCGCGCTGCCCGACCTGCACGCGGGGCTCGGGTCGCGCTTCCGCAATGCGGTGCGCCCGGTCGATTTCCTGATATGGAGTTTGGCCTTCATCGCTGCCGTGTGGATATCGCCCTCGCTATTGATCGCACCGCTGGCCTTCGTCCTCTGGGGCTGGTGGCTGCTGCGCAGGATCGGCGGCATTTCGGGCGATGGGCATGGCGCGGGGATCGAGATCGGCGAAAGCCTCCTCCTCGCCGCCGCGCTGCTGCTGGCGCACGCCACATGACCGGTGCATGGACCTGGCACGGCGGCGGCCTCGAAGCCGCCAAACGCCGCTTCGGCGGCGACGACTGGATCGACCTGTCGACCGGCATCAACCCGCACGCTTGGCCCACGGGCGCGATGGCGTTCGACTGGCAGCGCTTGCCCGACACGAACGCGCTGGCACGGCTCGAGGTCGTCGCGGCGAGCTATTTCGGCTTGGCCGCACAGCATGTCTGCGCGGTCCCGGGCACCGAAATCGGGCTGCGCCTGGTCGGGTCGCTGATCGGTGGCCCCGCGCAGCACATCGCCCCCAGTTATCGCACCCATGGCGATATGATCCACGACACTTCGGCCATTGAAGCCTCGGCTGCGCAAAATTCGACCGGTAACCTGATCCTCGCCAACCCCAATAACCCAGACGGGCGCACCGTGGGCGCCGAACGGGTTCGGACGTTGCTCGACGGCCGGGATGGCTGGCTCCTCGTCGACGAAGCCTTCGCCGACGTCGACCCGGCGCATAGCGTCGCACCTTCGATCGACGACGCACGGCGACTGATCGTCTTTCGTTCGTTCGGAAAATTCTTCGGCCTTGCCGGCCTCCGGCTCGGCTTCGTGCTCGCACCGCAAGCCATTGTCGCGGCGCTGCGCGAACGGCTCGGCGCATGGCCGCTGTCGGCGGCGGCAATCGCGATCGGCACCGCGGCCTATGCCGATGCCGACTGGATCGCGGCCACGCGGCAGCGCCTGCCCGAGGAAGCGGCAGCACTTGACGCGGTGCTGGTACGGAGCGGATTCCAGCCCATCGGCGCCTGCCCGCTCTTTCGCCTGATCGAGACGGGCGACGCGCACGCACTGTTCGAACGGCTCGCGGCGCGCGCAATCCTGGCCCGCCCCTTCGCAGACCAACCGCACTGGCTGCGCATCGGTCTCCCCGCCGACGCCAACGC contains these protein-coding regions:
- a CDS encoding adenosylcobinamide-GDP ribazoletransferase codes for the protein MKGLIVAIQFLTRLPTPRIAVSSDEFAASMRWFPAVGLIVGAFVAGAGWAGGQIDPWTGALSALLIWVAVTGALHLDGLGDIADASGAAHKDRERLIAVLGDPHVGSFAVVAIALQLIAKLVLLHALLDRHAFAAIALIPFAARVGPLVWSRALPDLHAGLGSRFRNAVRPVDFLIWSLAFIAAVWISPSLLIAPLAFVLWGWWLLRRIGGISGDGHGAGIEIGESLLLAAALLLAHAT
- a CDS encoding aminotransferase class I/II-fold pyridoxal phosphate-dependent enzyme, which codes for MTGAWTWHGGGLEAAKRRFGGDDWIDLSTGINPHAWPTGAMAFDWQRLPDTNALARLEVVAASYFGLAAQHVCAVPGTEIGLRLVGSLIGGPAQHIAPSYRTHGDMIHDTSAIEASAAQNSTGNLILANPNNPDGRTVGAERVRTLLDGRDGWLLVDEAFADVDPAHSVAPSIDDARRLIVFRSFGKFFGLAGLRLGFVLAPQAIVAALRERLGAWPLSAAAIAIGTAAYADADWIAATRQRLPEEAAALDAVLVRSGFQPIGACPLFRLIETGDAHALFERLAARAILARPFADQPHWLRIGLPADANALARLEAALTDG